In a single window of the Rhizoctonia solani chromosome 16, complete sequence genome:
- a CDS encoding mediator of RNA polymerase II transcription subunit, producing MATPADDHSEKVLVYHEWLNVLGPLTTGNVLEYFAACQLFWDPQCNNNILRMQSQHLGTSVNLDELKNMKGIEYAVVHAEPPTLFIIHKRERLSPTETRPIEAYYVYKNTIHKAFDLYSLVSNRLSTAVNCLSDSLSLIRPYKPEFSPRTGYQWNIIDDSVEEGDDSNTNQLRNQPKRQVATIPGMMAALQTTRSHMEQQYQEKQKRAEQEAAANAVASSGTAPGTRPASVAPMTPAPDAIPRPPDADASAIASAAKTPAPKGQGKKKQKRLSMVAEKGAQ from the exons ATGGCGACCCCTGCAGACGATCACAGCGAGAAAGTTCTTGTTTATCATGAATGGTTGAAC GTTCTCGGACCACTTACAACAGGAAACGTACTCGAATACTTTGCGGCGTGTCAACTTTTTTGGGATCCACAATGTAATAATAACATTCTTCGTATGCAAAGTCAACACCTTGGAACATCTGTAAACTTGGACGAGCTCAA GAATATGAAGGGGATCGAGTATGCAGTGGTCCATGCAGAACCGCCAACCTTGTTTATAATTCACAAGAGGGAGAGGCTCAGCCCGACCGAAA CACGTCCTATTGAAGCATATTACGTCTACAAGAATACCATTCATAAAGCTTTCGACCTCTATTCTCTTGTGTCAAACCGACTC TCAACTGCAGTCAATTGTCTCAGCGACTCCTTGAGTCTTATACGCCCCTATAAACCCGAATTTTCACCCCGAACTGGTTATCAATG GAACATCATTGATGATTCAGTAGAGGAGGGTGACGACTCGAACACAAATCAGCTGCGTAACCAGCCTAAGCGCCAAGTAGCCACGATACCAGGGATGATGGCTGCACTCCAGACAACCAGGTCGCATATGGAACAGCAATATCAAGAAAAACAAAAACGAGCAGAGCAGGAAGCAGCAGCCAACGCAGTAGCCAGCTCCGGGACCGCTCCCGGTACTCGACCAGCGAGTGTCGCTCCAATGACCCCAGCCCCCGACGCCATACCTCGTCCCCCGGATGCGGACGCTTCTGCTATTGCTAGTGCTGCAAAAACACCAGCACCCAAGGGGcaagggaagaagaagcagaaac GATTGTCTATGGTCGCCGAAAAGGGTGCCCAGTAA
- a CDS encoding Breast carcinoma amplified sequence — translation MSDILLDSLPYYDHDLEEPTGTLKQLVNAEITKELQSVQHVGDDPRLPPLIQLFTVQKPMLAAELERVERGEPLPPLDMTRHQLPAPADQANATEEEWQKSLQNAKAHWSTNAAVNLSLLQTYGANSWKVHNFLLEEDAKRVEKALEVTKEQSTEVNRARKNAQLTAGAQLTALENKWTELISRNLQISMANLALEAI, via the exons atgTCTGACATCCTACTCGACTCCCTTCCTTATTATGATCACGATCTGGAGGAGCCAACTGGGACCCTAAAACAGTTGGTCAATGCGGAGATAACCAAGGAGCTTCAGAGTGTCCAGCACGTAGGGGATGACCCTCGTCTGCCACCTCTCATCCAGTTGTTTACGGTGC AAAAACCCATGCTGGCTGCAGAGCTCGAACGTGTTGAACGAGGAGAGCCGCTTCCCCCACTCGATATGACGCGCCATCAACTACCAGCACCAGCAGACCAAGCAAACGCGACAGAGGAGGAGTGGCAAAAGTCCTTGCAAAATGCAAAAGCTCATTGGAGCACCAACGCCGCAG TGAACCTATCGCTGTTGCAAACTTATGGTGCCAACTCCTGGAAGGTCCACAACTTCTTGCTAGAAGAGGACGCCAAGAGGGTCGAAAAGGCTCTTGAGGTCACCAAGGAGCAGAGCACCGAGGTCAACCGTGCTCGCAAGAACGCTCAG CTCACTGCAGGTGCCCAACTCACCGCTCTCGAAAACAAGTGGACAGAGCTCATTTCACGAAACTTGCAAATCAGCATGGCCAATCTAGCGCTCGAAGCAA TCTAA
- a CDS encoding succinyl-CoA synthetase beta subunit translates to MLHALRNARSAVKPARAFAGQVRNLSIHEYQSMELLNAYGIPTPASKAAKTPQEAYDVAKNFGKDGLVIKAQVLAGGRGKGRFDTGLQGGVHKVSSPDEAKDLASKMIGSKLITKQTGAAGRICNAVMLAERRDPTHEYYVAVLNDRNTGSPVIVASAQGGMNIEEVAAKDPSAIITTPVDYKNGLSKDSALELAGKLGLKGQQAEGAAEIFVNLTKIFREKDATQIEINPMATTADGAVLCMDAKFGQEDPTEVEAAKYNLNFIKLDGNVGCLVNGAGLAMATMDVLKLHGGDPANFLDVGGGATPDTVKKAFELLLSDKKVTSIFLNIFGGIMRCDYIAEGVIKATKELQLTVPLVVRLQGTKEKEAKQLIKDSGLKIYAFDGLDEAAAKAVELEQLDSKLFRSKSLWTPPRSRGVFGGQVISQALVAATRSVEKGFSIHSLHCYFLMSADASVPIIYYVEPIRDGCAEWEMDFHAHLLIPTPGARTTISPMGDAEERPSPEIAPTRKTCSRNIPKSQASVMTFVKCGYNTQRKRSPIAIKPAGSITTPDGLVQSMYWMRAKNAPTKFQADFQKCVLAYMSDLNFIGVAARSTGLHSGAAPPNRLGMISSLDHTIWYYDHDFDCKKWLLFVTVSPRSGLGRGVVHGRVYTQKGTLIAVVTQEGVVRADLAPRKHLSKTTMDEDEIIDVVATDPAPIGAPLTIDTNSFYSAPSPLQTPNTLLSGRPRRESAGIRRASMSYDPDAWEPNRSRAANRAAKAKIKNIQATGVTPKVKLKLTEKSLTANGGGMSFMGSYDRELDSDEDEDLVFEEQFILRMPPGDDCECLRRMVQARDVKDDVWFKFKDSRRAVFHIGGNTYNAKLVDLPAIIESQKTLDNRQMYKVADICQMLVVEDKIISDEPSSKGTFNIEDYIWPHGLTPPMQHVRKRRFRKRVNRTTIETVEKEVERLLDTDSQATNVKYEILEDVGGSEAATPGAGMDMFDGEDGYQDATGMAAQQEDDLFEQELQAELAKGLGEESDDDDDDDDEDQEEESESEEDGDEEEDEEFVRTRKLLNEEIRDLEAAVAKKEQDISGTQNILIKRRFEDALKKLKADLEAKVAQRAGLLSAKDKAEAAAAASEEEEEEDEEEEEEEEDPEVLDGEEQPVVLNVGGIPTVIGNQGGVDSREMSTPRGDLDVEIGTPVPSQPGTPAPDGMDIG, encoded by the exons ATGTTGCACGCTCTGCGTAATGCGCGATCTGCTGTTAAG CCGGCACGGGCGTTTGCTGGCCAGGTGCGCAACTTGTCGATTCACGAATACCAATCGATGGAGCTCTTGAACGCT TATGGAATACCCACGCCCGCCAGTAAAGCTGCCAAGACCCCGCAAGAGGCATACGATGTCGCAAAGAACTTTG GCAAAGATGGACTCGTGATCAAGGCCCAAGTTCTCGCAGGGGGTCGTGGAAAGGGCAGATTCGACACTGGGCTACAGGGTGGTGTGCACAAAGTCAGCAG CCCAGACGAGGCCAAGGACCTTGCATCCAAAATGATCGGGTCGAAACTCATCACCAAGCAAACTGGTGCTGCCGGACGTATCTGCAACGCCGTCATGCTCGCTGAGCGACGTGACCCAACGCACGAGTACTATGTTGCTGTGCTCAATGACCGAAACACGGGTAGTCCTGTGATTGTCGCTTCTGCGCAGGGTGGTATGAACATTGAGGAGGTCGCTGCCAAGGACCCAAGTGCGATTATTACCACACCTGTGGACTACAAGAATGGTTTGAGCAAGGACTCTGCGCTCGAGCTGGCTGGAAAGCTCGGGTTGAAGGGACAGCAAGCCGAGGGTGCCGCTGAGATCTTTGTTAATTTGACAAAGATCTTCAGGGAAAAGGACGCGACTCAGATCGAGATCAACCCAATGGCGACTACGGCTGATGGTGCAGTACTTTG CATGGATGCCAAGTTTGG CCAGGAAGATCCTACGGAAGTCGAGGCGGCCAAGTACAACTTGAACTTCATCAAACTCGATGGAAACGTCGGGTGCCTTGTAAATGGCGCGGGTCTCGCTATGGCTACCATGGACGTTCTCAAGCTGCATGGAG GCGATCCTGCAAACTTTTTGGATGTCGGAGG AGGAGCGACACCCGATACAGTCAAGAAGGCATTTGAGCTTCTTCTCTCAGATAAGAAGGTTACCTCGATCTTTTTGAATATCTTTGGTG GCATTATGCGTTGCGACTACATTGCCGAGGGTGTCATCAAGGCCACGAAGGAGCTCCAGCTCACTGTCCCTCTTGTTGTGCGCTTACAGGGAACAAAAGAGAAGGAGGCAAAACA ACTTATCAAGGACTCTGGTCTCAAAATCTACGCCTTTGACGGTCTCGATGAGGCTGCTGCCAAGGCTGTGGAACTCG AGCAGCTCGATAGCAAGCT ATTTCGAAGCAAATCCCTCTGGACGCCTCCGCGGTCACGAGGCGTATTCGGTGGCCAAGTAATTTCTCAGGCATTAGTAGCCGCAACGCGTAGTGTGGAGAAGGGATTCTCAATTCAT TCTCTCCAT TGCTACTTTTTGATGTCTGCGGATGCGTCGGTGCCCATTATCTACTACGTCGAGCCTATCCGTGATG GCTGCGCAGAATGGGAGATGGATTTTCATGCTCACTTGCTCATTCCAACGCCCGGAGCACGGACAACCATCTCACCAATGGGCGATGCCGAGGAACGTCCCAGCCCCGAGATTGCCCCTACCAGGAAGACGTGTTCAAGAAATATTCCGAAAAGCCAGGCCTCAGTGATGACATTCGTCAAATGTGGATACAATACGCAGAG GAAGCGTAGCCCTATCGCCATTAAACCCGCTGGTTCTATTACTACACCAGACGGACTTGTTCAGAGTATGTATTGGATGCGGGCCAAGAACGCTCCTACCAAGTTCCAGGCGGATTTTCAGAAG TGTGTTCTCGCATACATGTCAGATTTGAACTT CATTGGAGTCGCAGCTCGTAGCACGGGTCTACACAGTGGGGCAGCACCACCGAATAGACTCGGTATGATATCTTCCTTGGACCATACTATCTGGTATTATGATCATGATTTCGATTGCAAAAAGTGGTTGCTTTTCGTG ACCGTTTCACCTCGCAGTGGCCTCGGAAGGGGTGTCGTCCATGGTCGG GTTTACACACAAAAAGGCACTCTTATCGCTGTCGTAACGCAGGAGGGCGTAGTACGAGCAGATTTGG CGCCGAGGAAACATTTGAGCAAAACAACCATGGATGAGGACGAAATTATCGACGTAGTTGCCACAGATCCTGCGCCTATCGGCGCCCCTCTGACTATAGATACCAATAGCTTCTACTCTGCTCCATCTCCGTTACAAACACCGAATACCTTACTTTCTGGTCGCCCTCGACGCGAGTCCGCTGGTATTCGCCGTGCGTCTATGAGCTATGACCCAGATGCTTGGGAGCCCAACCGTTCTCGTGCGGCCAATCGTGCGGCCAAGGCAAAAATCAAGAATATTCAGGCTACTGGAGTCACACCAAAAGTCAAGCTGAAGCTGACCGAGAAGTCTTTGACTGCGAATGGAGGTGGGATGAGCTTCATGGGGTCATACGATCGAGAACTCGATTCagacgaagatgaagacCTTGTCTTTGAGGAACAATTCATTCTCAGGATGCCTCCTGGTGATGATTGTGAGTGTCTCAGGAGAATGGTTCAGGCGAGGGACGTCAAAGATGATGTTTGGTTCAAGTTCAAAG ATTCACGTCGAGCGGTTTTCCACATTGGAGGTAACACGTACAACGCCAAACTCGTCGATCTTCCTGCTATTATCGAGTCCCAGAAAACCTTGGATAACAGACAGATGTACAAGGTGGCGGATATATGCCAG ATGTTGGTTGTTGAAGATAAAATAATTTCAGATGAACCGTCATCGAAAGGGACATTTAACATTGAAGATTACATCTGGCCCCATGGCCTGACACCCCCAATGCAACATGTGCGCAAGCGTAGGTTTAGGAAGCGAGTCAATCGCACA ACTATCGAGACAGTCGAAAAAGAGGTCGAACGGCTACTGGACACAGACTCTCAAGCAACTAATGTTAAATACG AAATTCTTGAGGAC GTTGGGGGCTCGGAGGCAGCTACTCCAGGCGCTGGAATGGATATGTTCGACGGAGAGGACGGATATCAGGATGCAACCGGGATGGCAGCACAGCAAGAGGACGACCTATTCGAGCAAGAGCTGCAAGCAGAACTTGCAAAAGGTCTCGGGGAGGAGTCcgacgatgatgatgatgacgatgatgagGATCAAGAAGAAGAGAGTGAGAGCGAGGAGGACGGCGATGAGGAAGAGGACGAAGAATTCGTTCGCACTAGGAAGCTCTTGAACGAAGAAATTAGGGATCTGGAGGCTGCCGTAGCGAAGAAAGAGCAAGATATTTCAGGAACACAAAATATCCTTATCAAG CGTCGATTCGAAGATGCGCTTAAGAAACTCAAGGCCGATCTCGAAGCAAAGGTTGCGCAGAGGGCCGGATTGCTTTCTGCCAAGGACAAAGCCgaagcagcagcagcagcctccgaagaggaagaggaagaagatgaggaggaggaggaggaggaagaggatccTGAGGTCCTCGATGGAGAGGAACAGCCAGTAGTTCTCAATGTTGGCGGAATCCCAACTGTTATCGGAAATCAGGGGGGCGTAGACTCTAGGGAGATGTCAACGCCTAGGGGAGATCTTGATGTCGAGATAGGTACCCCGGTGCCTTCCCAGCCGGGTACTCCTGCTCCAGACGGAATGGATATTGGCTAA
- a CDS encoding Translin produces the protein MDATQIAARRAEILSAFEGFREEFDENNDRRERIIKTNRDITNHSKKLIFQLHRIAQDENSDEGRDKAIHKARASLMKYGRCMPRYDLNSKLGTLLLTIETILGSSGGLQELIEALSLRHYLLHGQMISYDQVQQFLTSDEGEKYLYLAESDYLLGVSDLTGELMRLAISTITRKGGRDRALHTAAFVRACLADFESFAPHVRDLYKKQNETSASLRKIEDALYSIRVREFEHGSEGSFDDIISRFAYQFEKPQNVQDDEGGIGY, from the exons ATGGATGCTACGCAAATTGCAGCGCGCCGCGCGGAAATACTTAGCGCATTTGAAGGGTTCAGGGAGGAATTCGACGAGAATAACGATCGAA GAGAACGAATAATTAAAACCAATCGCGACATTACCAATCACTCTAAAAAGCTTATCTTTCAGCTTCACCGTATAGCGCAGGACGAAAATAGCGACGAGGGGCGCGACAAGGCGATTCACAAAGCCAGGGCAAGTTTGATGAAGTACGGGCGTTGTATGCCAAGATACGACCTGAACTCGAAG CTTGGCACACTACTTCTCACCATTGAGACGATACTTGGCAGTTCGGGTGGACTACAGGAATTAATCGAGGCCCTTTCCCTGCGGCACTACTTGTTGCACGGGCAAATGATATCGTATGATCAAGTACAACAGTTCTTGACTTCGGACGAGGGCGAAAAG TACCTATACTTGGCCGAATCCGACTACTTGTTAGGGGTCTCCGACTTGACCGGCGAGTTGATGCGACTCGCAATCTCGACGATCACCCGAAAAGGCGGCCGAGATCGGGCACTTCATACCGCGGCTTTTGTCAGAGCATGTCTAGCGG ATTTCGAATCGTTTGCGCCGCACGTCCGAGATCTTTACAAGAAACAAAACGAGACTTCAGCATCCCTGCGTAAAATTGAAGATG CACTCTATTCAATTCGTGTTCGTGAGTTTGAGCATGGCAGTGAAGGCTCGTTCGACGATATTATTAGTCGTTTCGCATACCAATTTGAAAAGCCTCAGAATGTGCAGGACGATGAAGGGGGCATTGGGTACTAA
- a CDS encoding Zinc finger, C3HC4 type (RING finger) protein yields MSDDEYYGDDDVFTSDALDNIPALNQAPSPVTPVSTLPSPAVQQPPQVTSTSLSIPGSNASNPIVVGSVNDLAQTPVSHRTTPESVRRTNSRFSTIMNALRSGSTQRSSPSGVFGPQTGLLQFSKGKERSASLQSGTYQSNAAGPSRLSFQSSPLAGSKRRRASSSVREDFLEAEARADSWSVMEEELTCAICCDVYVAPQITACGHSACAPCLKIWLSRNNNCPICRSYINPSIKLVANRLASSMVDRMIAEAKKHTLPDWCPGGTKEAEWSKRKRLWVAEEARDAAAAVQARNQVNARVARAITRPRFHLPQPLFLEDEDEEEDDYYNIDDLGYEDEYDYNLL; encoded by the exons ATGTCTGACGATGAATATTATGGAGACGATGATGTATTCACGTCCGATGCATTGGATAACATACCCGCCTTGAATCAAGCTCCGTCTCCTGTGACTCCTGTTTCGACCTTGCCCAGTCCAGCTGTTCAACAGCCTCCCCAGGTCACTTCCACCAGTCTGAGTATTCCAGGATCAAACGCGAGCAACCCTATTGTCGTTGGATCCGTAAATGACTTGGCGCAAACTCCTGTATCCCATAGGACCACACCTGAATCAGTCCGGAGAACCAATTCGCGGTTCTCTACCATTATGAACGCTCTCAGGAGTGGATCGACTCAACGCTCCA GCCCAAGTGGAGTTTTTGGTCCGCAAACCGGACTTTTACAGTTTTCGAAAGGAAAAGAACGCTCTGCGAGCTTGCAATCGGGTACATACCAATCAAACGCTGCTGGGCCCTCTCGACTATCCTTCCAGTCTTCTCCATTGGCAGGATCGAAGCGCCGAAGAGCGTCATCGTCTGTACGAGAAGATTTCCTCGAAGCGGAAGCTCGGGCGGATAGTTGGAGCGTTATGGAAGAGGAACTGACTTGCGCCAT ATGCTGTGATGTTTATGTTGCACCTCAAATCACGGCTTGTGGACATAGCGCATGCGCG CCTTGTTTG AAAATCTGGCTATCGAGGAACAATAACTGTCCAATTTGTCGTTCATATATTAACCCGAGTATCAAATTGGTTGCGAACAGATTGGCGTCGAGTATGGTTGACCGTATGATAGCCGAGGCGAAGAAACATACACTTCCAGATTGGTGCCCTGGTGGCACGAAAGAAGCAGAGTGGAGTAAACGGAAAAG ACTTTGGGTAGCCGAGGAGGCGAGAgacgcagcagcagcagtcCAGGCGCGCAACCAAGTGAATGCACGTGTTGCACGCGCAATTACGCGACCCCGGTTTCATTTACCGCAACCTCTCTTTCTGGAggatgaagacgaggaggaagatgaCTATTATAATATTGACGACCTCGGGTACGAGGATGAGTATGATTACAATCTATTATAA
- a CDS encoding haloacid dehalogenase — MSPSTQSFIVDAALFDMDGTLVDSIAAVEKAWGNVAEEIGQDPEYVIAATHGKRAIDNLRQFKPHLKPEEMDNAVSQFEQTILDFADEYNKKTSSYQSSVISSPATMTPSSSAPSSRRSSRANSLFEQDAYDVKFRNQLSGFAIPESAIEEEAAVDGITEDIRAAWNAEHELIDRSVRILPGVRDMIDSIPEGRYAVATSGAKTYAYGAMSRVGIIPPQVTITACDKRLKAGKPAPDPFILAAECLGYDPKRCVVWEDSPSGIRAGVASGATVIAVCTSHTRDKISNCGAHYIVENMESVGCDVQPDGRLKFTITSDV; from the exons ATGTCGCCTTCTACTCAATCTTTCATCGTTGACGCTGCCTTGTTCGACATG GATGGCACGCTGGTCGATAGCATCGCTGCAGTCGAGAAGGCCTGGGGCAATGTTGCCGAAGAAATTGGCCAAGATCCCGAGTATGTTATCGCTGCGACTCATGGGAAGCGTGCGATCGACAATTTGCGGCAATTCAAGCCTCATCTCAAGCCTGAAGAAATGGACAATGCAGTCTCCCAATTCGAGCAAACCATTCTCGACTTTGCTGACGAGTACAACAAGAAGACCAGCTCCTACCAGTCTTCAGTTATTTCTTCTCCGGCGACAATGACTCCGTCCAGCTCCGCCCCTTCATCCCGCCGCTCCTCGCGTGCAAACTCTTTGTTTGAACAAGACGCCTACGACGTCAAGTTCAGAAACCAACTTTCTGGGTTCGCAATCCCCGAATCCGCTATTGAAGAGGAGGCCGCTGTTGATGGAATCACTGAAGATATTCGTGCCGCCTGGAACGCAGAGCACGAGCTCATTGACCGATCAGTGCGCATTCTCCCTGGAGTTCGCGACATGATTGACTCGATTCCCGAGGGCCGTTATGCAGTCGCAACCTCTGGTGCTAAAACTTATG CTTATGGTGCCATGTCTCGCGTCGGTATCATCCCACCTCAGGTCACCATTACCGCCTGTGACAAGCGTCTGAAGGCTGGAAAGCCCGCTCCCGACCCGTTCATCCTTGCTGCTGAGTGCCTTGGATATGACCCCAAGCGATGTGTTGTTTGGGAAGATTCTCCATCTGGCATTCGCGCTGGAGTCGCCAGTGGTGCTACCGTCATTGCAGTCTGCACCTCTCACACTCGCGATAAGATCTCCAACTGTGGTGCTCACTACATCGTTGAGAATATGGAGAGTGTCGGCTGTGATGTGCAGCCCGATGGCCGCCTCAAGTTCACCATTACTTCCGATGTATAA
- a CDS encoding SGT1-ecdysoneless-like protein has protein sequence MDAFKLAPQVAEDTLEYSLYPKTYGESPATLRTLILDYVTELLPSNFLWHRDSFEITVQNSGQDNSRPLAATNEWNFYGRMRVGDCVDDEWCAVWLLREISMKWDLAVSVHDTDGEFLLIEAADVLPAWITPENAESRVWIYQGHLHVIPLSYTSDPSTRPMQYTSGLNDDFDAQTPAEEYLSVADAVRLIFDDNTATKADASVEQAALNRVVKYPSALSQHIHRTRAYLPIDVARALSVNPSLVQRAVETFYTRDGLQLRAAQKMARFSPKPDVLTVVSMTRPAYAQLAGQVFHPPKVFGVWQEQQGRPEYRWRDIGMKIACGFEMMYAEGKSQAKALGGNSIESRDARLDALRRDEGYNTYIQGLTKAGYFGKELAGSQLYKEREQVAADKYVEFRSNTDVSRPSFAAHVEDAIKLSSEHPLSSSQEEDSIEWLQIDESTFDGMLKQKFDRKDARGRYGDDEDQYAQDQAAKLQELAKKVEGFVEGKGDLEGARFEDDILEEDMGPDSDDESITSEPNEADRQQAMDSLVPPLEPGDYGQMPASYSNSQPVKPSTLETEKHMSEGEEMPALGESTPDSKLSIIDAYKTSTSAAHDMDHQSEQKSREKLLRRALLPRDRFDGVESDDDTDPEDAESTLNTLPDDSDSEEDRPTVVGEVEIDMDDEQEEFIKFSREALGIDDVLWSKIMEERKSRGAFVPSGLTKNVASASSRAPTATKSSTGNEMHWLDDTPKQNVPRSSTTGPNLRANPKLDSFEAVMEAMEAELNSSRTKPNTSTKSSALKDPQNKGKRKAEDKKNSGKQMRIADDEHGMEDIETAMERELREVLDGGDNSDEDGEVSMDYNLIKNFLESFKGQAGASGPVGNLAGRLQQGWALPRDNDA, from the exons ATGGATGCCTTTAAGCTGGCACCGCAAGTAGCAGAAGACACTCTAGAGTATTCACTGTATCCTAAAACCTATGGTGAATCACCAGCCACTTTGAGAACACTGATACTTGATTATGTGACTGAGCTATTACCCTCAAATTTCTTGTGGCACCGTGATTCATTCGAGATTACTGTACAAAATTCTGGCCAAGATAATTCCAGACCTCTCGCAGCCACTAATGAATGGAACTTCTATGGACGTATGCGTGTTGGAGACTGTGTCGATGATGAGTGGTGCGCGGTATGGTTGTTAAGAGAAATTAGCATGAAGTGGGACTTGGCTGTGAG TGTACACGATACGGACGGAGAATTTCTTCTCATCGAGGCCGCAGACGTTCTACCCGCATGGATAACACCTGAAAATGCGGAGAGCAGA GTCTGGATCTATCAAGGGCACCTGCACGTCATCCCCCTCTCATACACCTCGGACCCTAGCACACGGCCCATGCAATACACCAGTGGCTTGAACGATGATTTTGACGCTCAAACCCCGGCAGAGGAATATCTCTCTGTGGCGGATGCAGTGAGACTCATTTTCGACGACAATACGGCTACAAAGGCAGACGCCAGCGTCGAGCAAGCAGCTTTGAATCGGGTCGTCAA ATATCCCTCTGCCTTATCACAACACATTCATCGAACGAGGGCATACTTACCCATCGACGTTGCTCGAGCATTATCGGTCAATCCCTCACTAGTTCAACGTGCTGTAGAGACATTCTACACTCGTGACGGCCTGCAACTTAGG GCGGCTCAAAAAATGGCCAGATTCTCACCAAAACCTGACGTACTAACGGTAGTCTCAATGACAAGACCAGCATATGCTCAACTCGCGGGGCAAGTATTCCATCCTCCAAAGGTTTTCGGGGTATGGCAGGAACAACAGGGGAGACCAGAATACCGATGGCGGGATATCGGAATGAAGATC GCATGTGGATTTGAGATGATGTATGCGGAGGGTAAATCACAGGCCAAAGCCCTCGGCGGCAACTCGATCGAGTCG CGGGATGCTCGTTTGGACGCATTACGTCGTGACGAAGGCTACAATACGTACATTCAAGGACTCACTAAAGCGGGATACTTTGGTAAGGAGCTTGCCGGATCACAACTCTACAAAGAACGCGAACAGGTGGCTGCCGACAAATACGTCGAATTTCGGTCTAATAC GGATGTATCACGGCCTTCATTTGCCGCTCACGTCGAGGATGCTATCAAGTTATCTTCGGAACACCCTCTATCTTCCTCTCAAGAGGAAGACTCAATAGAATGGCTCCAAATCGATGAGAGTACATTTGATGGTATGCTGAAGCAAAAATTTGATCGTAAGGATGCCAGAGGGCGGTATGGAGACGATGAGGATCAATATGCCCAAGATCAGGCAGCTAAACTCCAAGAACTAGCCAAAAAGGTCGAAGGGTTTGTAGAAGGCAAGGGTGACTTGGAGGGGGCACGTTTCGAAGA TGATATTCTGGAGGAAGATATGGGCCCGGATAGCGATGATGAGTCGATCACATCGGAGCCAAACGAGGCAGATCGGCAACAAGCCATGGACAGCCTTGTTCCACCGTTGGAGCCAGGAGATTATGGTCAAATGCCTGCCTCATACAGTAATTCGCAGCCGGTTAAGCCGAGCACCCTCGAGACGGAGAAACATATGTCGGAAGGGGAGGAAATGCCTGCACTAGGAGAATCAACCCCCGATTCTAAACTCTCTATTATTGACGCATACAAGACCTCTACATCAGCGGCTCATGATATGGATCATCAATCTGAACAAAAAAGTCGCGAAAAGCTATTAAGGCGCGCACTCTTGCCTCGCGACCGTTTCGATGGCGTAGAGTCAGACGATGATACTGACCCAGAAGACGCGGAATCTACCCTCAACACGTTGCCTGATGACAGCGACAGTGAAGAAGACCGACCTACTGTTGTTGGAGAAGTTGAAATCGATATGGACGATGAACAGGAAGAATTCATCAAGTTTTCTCGAGAAGCACTTGGGATCGACGATGTACTGTGGAGCAAGATTATGGAAGAGCGGAAAAGTCGCGGAG CCTTTGTCCCGAGCGGTCTTACGAAAAACGTTGCATCAGCAAGTTCTCGTGCACCAACGGCAACTAAAAGCTCCACTGGGAACGAAATGCACTGGCTGGACGATACACCTAAACAAAACGTCCCACGTTCATCAACGACGGGCCCGAACCTCCGCGCCAATCCAAAACTCGATTCCTTCGAGGCGGTTATGGAGGCTATGGAAGCGGAGCTCAACTCTTCCCGGACCAAACCAAATACAAGTACTAAGTCGTCGGCATTGAAAGATCCCCAAAACAAAGGAAAAAGGAAAGCGGAAGATAAGAAGAACTCGggcaaacaaatgagaaTTGCCGATGATGAACACGGCATGGAGGATATCGAAACCGCGATGGAGCGCGAATTACGCGAGGTGCTGGATGGGGGCGATAACAGCGATGAAGATGGTGAAGTGTCGATGGATTACAATCTCATCAAGAATTTTCTCGAGAGCTTCAAGGGCCAAGCCGGAGCGTCAGGCCCAGTTGGTAATCTGGCAGGCCGCCTCCAGCAAGGGTGGGCTCTTCCGCGCGATAACGATGCTTGA
- a CDS encoding ATP synthase (F/14-kDa) subunit domain-containing protein: protein MATSAPPKDRTLLAVIGDEDSVTGLLLAGIGQVNDDQTKNFMIVDSKTSVEKIEETFQEFTNRKDIAILLINQHVADQIRPMVDKYQQAFPALLEIPAKDHPYDPSKDSILKRVQKLFGE from the exons ATGGCGACTTCAGCACCGCCAAAGGATAGGACGCTCCTAGCTGTAATTGGAGACGAG GATTCTGTAACCGGTCTTTTGTTGGCTGGAATTGGGCAAGTTAATGACGACCAAACCAAGAACTTCATGATCGTGGACTCTA AAACCTCTGTCGAGAAAATTGAAGAGACCTTCCAAGAGTTTACCAATCGCAAGGATATTGCGATTCTACTCATCAACCAGCAT GTTGCGGACCAGATTAGACCCATGGTAGACAAGTATCAACAAGCATTTCCAGCACTACTCGAGATCCCTGCAAAGGACCATCCATATG ATCCCTCTAAGGACTCCATATTAAAGAGGGTACAGAAGCTCTTTGGAGAGTAG